In Primulina huaijiensis isolate GDHJ02 chromosome 4, ASM1229523v2, whole genome shotgun sequence, a genomic segment contains:
- the LOC140975806 gene encoding ELF3-like protein 2 isoform X2 → MKGVKDEGKQMDHPLFPRFHVNDADRGGPRAPPRNKMALSEQYKHKLSTQNLRYKSGSMKLLPLPPSNGYSTYVQPPSSSNAGNSKALPPFCSLSGSCHSADMINYSSGLNLNIGLKKSESPVSGNTNDQNPLVSGNSTGINDYTAQNYCKLQLCLDNERNATFSSFASGKLRNIRLNQSDETCVADQQNHIVKISQFSQNIDDEEGQKPVILTVEKTSADATPTSLAGNKISTDDRDLSLIRDTSRLYDSYAHPFQECRVLQESNAKTTMRKRQASEMDDLTCSFLRFIDNNRPPEIDWIGEGSEDKDSEAMRLVSTGKKQENSDTSVENCIRGLHLTPDDIAGVIGQRLFWKARRTIVHQQKIFAVQIFELHRLVKVQKLIAGSPEVIFEKNFNLKKPSIKFPPMKKLLFVTPLDPSPIVAKPKVDAVKSNPDKDGKLLPPLNAAEKRYFTQPPASNTPSTSASTPTDGNLAPWCFYPPPGNQWLVPVRSPSEGLIYKPYTGPCPPSFGFMASVYGNYTPISLSTVCGTAYGVPALTHQGNGRFSGVPLSQSYFQHTMPVSSVGGSNVEIKQAIPLHGPQKNSHGPAEQLEGDVLPLFPTTPSVQDTKDSSNEPRIQVIKVVPHNPKSAPESAARIFRSIQEERKRLE, encoded by the exons ATGAAAGGTGTGAAAGATGAAGGGAAACAAATGGATCATCCTCTGTTTCCTAGATTTCATGTCAATGATGCTGATAGAGGAGGGCCAAGGGCCCCCCCGAGGAATAAAATGGCTCTTTCTGAACAGTATAAGCATAAATTATCTACTCAAAATCTGAGGTACAAGTCTGGATCCATGAAATTGCTGCCTCTTCCACCAAGCAACGGATATAGTACCTATGTCCAACCACCATCCTCAAGCAAT GCTGGAAATTCCAAAGCACTTCCTCCTTTCTGTAGTTTGTCAGGATCTTGTCACTCAGCGGACATGATTAATTATTCTAGTGGCTTAAATTTGAACATTGGATTAAAGAAATCCGAGTCACCGGTGTCAGGGAATACAAATGATCAAAATCCCCTAGTTTCAGGAAATTCAACGGGGATCAATGACT ATACGGCACAAAATTATTGCAAACTTCAATTATGCTTGGATAATGAAAGAAATGCTACCTTTAGTTCATTTGCTTCTGGGAAACTCCGTAATATTCGGTTGAACCAGTCAGATGAGACATGTGTGGCAGATCAACAAAATCACATTGTAAAAATCAGTCAATTTTCTCAAAACATTGATGATGAAGAGGGACAAAAACCCGTGATATTAACAGTTGAGAAAACTTCAGCAGATGCAACTCCAACCTCTCTTGCTGGAAATAAAATCTCAACCGACGATAGAGACCTTAGCTTGATCCGTGATACTAGCAGATTATATGATTCTTATGCACATCCGTTTCAAGAATGTAGAGTTCTGCAAGAAAGCAACGCTAAAACAACGATGAGGAAAAGGCAGGCATCTGAGATGGATGATTTGACATGTTCCTTTTTGCGATTTATTGACAACAATAGGCCACCTGAAATCGACTGGATTGGGGAGGGTTCTGAAGACAAGGATTCTGAAGCAATGCGATTAGTAAGTACTGGCAAGAAGCAAGAAAATTCAGACACTTCTGTGGAAAACTGTATACGTGGTCTGCATTTAACTCCTGATGACATAGCAGGAGTGATTGGTCAGAGATTGTTCTGGAAAGCAAGGCGAACAATTGTCCA TCAGCAAAAGATATTTGCGGTTCagatatttgagttgcacagaCTGGTAAAG GTGCAGAAACTAATTGCAGGATCACCAGAAGTGATATTCGAAAAGAATTTCAATCTCAAAAAGCCGTCTATCAAGTTTCCCCCCATGAAAAAGCTTCTCTTTGTTACTCCTTTGGATCCTTCTCCAATTGTAGCCAAACCAAAAGTAGATGCCGTAAAGTCAAACCCTGACAAGGATGGAAAGCTTCTACCGCCCCTAAATGCTGCTGAAAAACGATATTTTACCCAGCCTCCTGCTTCAAATACACCATCTACATCAGCATCCACTCCCACAGACGGTAACTTAGCACCTTGGTGTTTCTACCCACCACCTGGAAATCAATGGCTTGTTCCTGTAAGATCTCCTTCCGAGGGACTAATCTACAAACCCTATACAGGGCCATGTCCTCCATCTTTTGGCTTCATGGCGTCTGTATATGGAAACTACACTCCTATAAGTTTAAGCACAGTGTGTGGAACAGCTTATGGTGTTCCTGCATTGACCCATCAGGGTAATGGACGTTTTTCTGGCGTTCCACTCAGTCAAAGCTATTTCCAACACACCATGCCTGTATCAAGTGTTGGTGGTTCAAATGTTGAAATCAAGCAAGCAATCCCATTGCATGGACCTCAGAAAAACTCACATGG TCCTGCCGAGCAGTTGGAAGGAGATGTGCTGCCTCTTTTTCCCACCACACCGTCAGTTCAGGACACAAAGGATTCAAGCAATGAGCCGAGGATACAAGTGATAAAGGTTGTGCCTCACAACCCCAAGTCGGCACCAGAATCAGCGGCTCGGATTTTCCGGTCTATacaagaagaaagaaagagacTTGAGTAG
- the LOC140975806 gene encoding ELF3-like protein 2 isoform X1, translating to MKGVKDEGKQMDHPLFPRFHVNDADRGGPRAPPRNKMALSEQYKHKLSTQNLRYKSGSMKLLPLPPSNGYSTYVQPPSSSNAGNSKALPPFCSLSGSCHSADMINYSSGLNLNIGLKKSESPVSGNTNDQNPLVSGNSTGINDYTAQNYCKLQLCLDNERNATFSSFASGKLRNIRLNQSDETCVADQQNHIVKISQFSQNIDDEEGQKPVILTVEKTSADATPTSLAGNKISTDDRDLSLIRDTSRLYDSYAHPFQECRVLQESNAKTTMRKRQASEMDDLTCSFLRFIDNNRPPEIDWIGEGSEDKDSEAMRLVSTGKKQENSDTSVENCIRGLHLTPDDIAGVIGQRLFWKARRTIVHQQKIFAVQIFELHRLVKVQKLIAGSPEVIFEKNFNLKKPSIKFPPMKKLLFVTPLDPSPIVAKPKVDAVKSNPDKDGKLLPPLNAAEKRYFTQPPASNTPSTSASTPTDGNLAPWCFYPPPGNQWLVPVRSPSEGLIYKPYTGPCPPSFGFMASVYGNYTPISLSTVCGTAYGVPALTHQGNGRFSGVPLSQSYFQHTMPVSSVGGSNVEIKQAIPLHGPQKNSHGSSQQSGVLSDVGEKLHGSQGSRTSSPAEQLEGDVLPLFPTTPSVQDTKDSSNEPRIQVIKVVPHNPKSAPESAARIFRSIQEERKRLE from the exons ATGAAAGGTGTGAAAGATGAAGGGAAACAAATGGATCATCCTCTGTTTCCTAGATTTCATGTCAATGATGCTGATAGAGGAGGGCCAAGGGCCCCCCCGAGGAATAAAATGGCTCTTTCTGAACAGTATAAGCATAAATTATCTACTCAAAATCTGAGGTACAAGTCTGGATCCATGAAATTGCTGCCTCTTCCACCAAGCAACGGATATAGTACCTATGTCCAACCACCATCCTCAAGCAAT GCTGGAAATTCCAAAGCACTTCCTCCTTTCTGTAGTTTGTCAGGATCTTGTCACTCAGCGGACATGATTAATTATTCTAGTGGCTTAAATTTGAACATTGGATTAAAGAAATCCGAGTCACCGGTGTCAGGGAATACAAATGATCAAAATCCCCTAGTTTCAGGAAATTCAACGGGGATCAATGACT ATACGGCACAAAATTATTGCAAACTTCAATTATGCTTGGATAATGAAAGAAATGCTACCTTTAGTTCATTTGCTTCTGGGAAACTCCGTAATATTCGGTTGAACCAGTCAGATGAGACATGTGTGGCAGATCAACAAAATCACATTGTAAAAATCAGTCAATTTTCTCAAAACATTGATGATGAAGAGGGACAAAAACCCGTGATATTAACAGTTGAGAAAACTTCAGCAGATGCAACTCCAACCTCTCTTGCTGGAAATAAAATCTCAACCGACGATAGAGACCTTAGCTTGATCCGTGATACTAGCAGATTATATGATTCTTATGCACATCCGTTTCAAGAATGTAGAGTTCTGCAAGAAAGCAACGCTAAAACAACGATGAGGAAAAGGCAGGCATCTGAGATGGATGATTTGACATGTTCCTTTTTGCGATTTATTGACAACAATAGGCCACCTGAAATCGACTGGATTGGGGAGGGTTCTGAAGACAAGGATTCTGAAGCAATGCGATTAGTAAGTACTGGCAAGAAGCAAGAAAATTCAGACACTTCTGTGGAAAACTGTATACGTGGTCTGCATTTAACTCCTGATGACATAGCAGGAGTGATTGGTCAGAGATTGTTCTGGAAAGCAAGGCGAACAATTGTCCA TCAGCAAAAGATATTTGCGGTTCagatatttgagttgcacagaCTGGTAAAG GTGCAGAAACTAATTGCAGGATCACCAGAAGTGATATTCGAAAAGAATTTCAATCTCAAAAAGCCGTCTATCAAGTTTCCCCCCATGAAAAAGCTTCTCTTTGTTACTCCTTTGGATCCTTCTCCAATTGTAGCCAAACCAAAAGTAGATGCCGTAAAGTCAAACCCTGACAAGGATGGAAAGCTTCTACCGCCCCTAAATGCTGCTGAAAAACGATATTTTACCCAGCCTCCTGCTTCAAATACACCATCTACATCAGCATCCACTCCCACAGACGGTAACTTAGCACCTTGGTGTTTCTACCCACCACCTGGAAATCAATGGCTTGTTCCTGTAAGATCTCCTTCCGAGGGACTAATCTACAAACCCTATACAGGGCCATGTCCTCCATCTTTTGGCTTCATGGCGTCTGTATATGGAAACTACACTCCTATAAGTTTAAGCACAGTGTGTGGAACAGCTTATGGTGTTCCTGCATTGACCCATCAGGGTAATGGACGTTTTTCTGGCGTTCCACTCAGTCAAAGCTATTTCCAACACACCATGCCTGTATCAAGTGTTGGTGGTTCAAATGTTGAAATCAAGCAAGCAATCCCATTGCATGGACCTCAGAAAAACTCACATGGGTCGAGCCAGCAGAGTGGTGTATTATCTGATGTTGGTGAAAAACTGCATGGATCCCAAGGCAGTAGAACAAGCAGTCCTGCCGAGCAGTTGGAAGGAGATGTGCTGCCTCTTTTTCCCACCACACCGTCAGTTCAGGACACAAAGGATTCAAGCAATGAGCCGAGGATACAAGTGATAAAGGTTGTGCCTCACAACCCCAAGTCGGCACCAGAATCAGCGGCTCGGATTTTCCGGTCTATacaagaagaaagaaagagacTTGAGTAG
- the LOC140975806 gene encoding protein HEADING DATE 3B-like isoform X3, with amino-acid sequence MSNHHPQAILSGSCHSADMINYSSGLNLNIGLKKSESPVSGNTNDQNPLVSGNSTGINDYTAQNYCKLQLCLDNERNATFSSFASGKLRNIRLNQSDETCVADQQNHIVKISQFSQNIDDEEGQKPVILTVEKTSADATPTSLAGNKISTDDRDLSLIRDTSRLYDSYAHPFQECRVLQESNAKTTMRKRQASEMDDLTCSFLRFIDNNRPPEIDWIGEGSEDKDSEAMRLVSTGKKQENSDTSVENCIRGLHLTPDDIAGVIGQRLFWKARRTIVHQQKIFAVQIFELHRLVKVQKLIAGSPEVIFEKNFNLKKPSIKFPPMKKLLFVTPLDPSPIVAKPKVDAVKSNPDKDGKLLPPLNAAEKRYFTQPPASNTPSTSASTPTDGNLAPWCFYPPPGNQWLVPVRSPSEGLIYKPYTGPCPPSFGFMASVYGNYTPISLSTVCGTAYGVPALTHQGNGRFSGVPLSQSYFQHTMPVSSVGGSNVEIKQAIPLHGPQKNSHGSSQQSGVLSDVGEKLHGSQGSRTSSPAEQLEGDVLPLFPTTPSVQDTKDSSNEPRIQVIKVVPHNPKSAPESAARIFRSIQEERKRLE; translated from the exons ATGTCCAACCACCATCCTCAAGCAAT TTTGTCAGGATCTTGTCACTCAGCGGACATGATTAATTATTCTAGTGGCTTAAATTTGAACATTGGATTAAAGAAATCCGAGTCACCGGTGTCAGGGAATACAAATGATCAAAATCCCCTAGTTTCAGGAAATTCAACGGGGATCAATGACT ATACGGCACAAAATTATTGCAAACTTCAATTATGCTTGGATAATGAAAGAAATGCTACCTTTAGTTCATTTGCTTCTGGGAAACTCCGTAATATTCGGTTGAACCAGTCAGATGAGACATGTGTGGCAGATCAACAAAATCACATTGTAAAAATCAGTCAATTTTCTCAAAACATTGATGATGAAGAGGGACAAAAACCCGTGATATTAACAGTTGAGAAAACTTCAGCAGATGCAACTCCAACCTCTCTTGCTGGAAATAAAATCTCAACCGACGATAGAGACCTTAGCTTGATCCGTGATACTAGCAGATTATATGATTCTTATGCACATCCGTTTCAAGAATGTAGAGTTCTGCAAGAAAGCAACGCTAAAACAACGATGAGGAAAAGGCAGGCATCTGAGATGGATGATTTGACATGTTCCTTTTTGCGATTTATTGACAACAATAGGCCACCTGAAATCGACTGGATTGGGGAGGGTTCTGAAGACAAGGATTCTGAAGCAATGCGATTAGTAAGTACTGGCAAGAAGCAAGAAAATTCAGACACTTCTGTGGAAAACTGTATACGTGGTCTGCATTTAACTCCTGATGACATAGCAGGAGTGATTGGTCAGAGATTGTTCTGGAAAGCAAGGCGAACAATTGTCCA TCAGCAAAAGATATTTGCGGTTCagatatttgagttgcacagaCTGGTAAAG GTGCAGAAACTAATTGCAGGATCACCAGAAGTGATATTCGAAAAGAATTTCAATCTCAAAAAGCCGTCTATCAAGTTTCCCCCCATGAAAAAGCTTCTCTTTGTTACTCCTTTGGATCCTTCTCCAATTGTAGCCAAACCAAAAGTAGATGCCGTAAAGTCAAACCCTGACAAGGATGGAAAGCTTCTACCGCCCCTAAATGCTGCTGAAAAACGATATTTTACCCAGCCTCCTGCTTCAAATACACCATCTACATCAGCATCCACTCCCACAGACGGTAACTTAGCACCTTGGTGTTTCTACCCACCACCTGGAAATCAATGGCTTGTTCCTGTAAGATCTCCTTCCGAGGGACTAATCTACAAACCCTATACAGGGCCATGTCCTCCATCTTTTGGCTTCATGGCGTCTGTATATGGAAACTACACTCCTATAAGTTTAAGCACAGTGTGTGGAACAGCTTATGGTGTTCCTGCATTGACCCATCAGGGTAATGGACGTTTTTCTGGCGTTCCACTCAGTCAAAGCTATTTCCAACACACCATGCCTGTATCAAGTGTTGGTGGTTCAAATGTTGAAATCAAGCAAGCAATCCCATTGCATGGACCTCAGAAAAACTCACATGGGTCGAGCCAGCAGAGTGGTGTATTATCTGATGTTGGTGAAAAACTGCATGGATCCCAAGGCAGTAGAACAAGCAGTCCTGCCGAGCAGTTGGAAGGAGATGTGCTGCCTCTTTTTCCCACCACACCGTCAGTTCAGGACACAAAGGATTCAAGCAATGAGCCGAGGATACAAGTGATAAAGGTTGTGCCTCACAACCCCAAGTCGGCACCAGAATCAGCGGCTCGGATTTTCCGGTCTATacaagaagaaagaaagagacTTGAGTAG